The following proteins come from a genomic window of Streptococcus pneumoniae:
- a CDS encoding metal-sulfur cluster assembly factor — translation MRDDIKINDRALALQDQIIEKLEKVFDTDVELDVYNLGLIYEINLDETGLCKIVMTFTDTACDCAESLPIEIVAGLKQIEGIKDIKVEVTWSPAWKITRISRYGRIALGLPPR, via the coding sequence ATGAGAGACGATATCAAAATCAATGACCGTGCTTTGGCCTTGCAAGACCAAATTATCGAAAAACTAGAGAAAGTTTTTGATACAGATGTGGAATTGGATGTTTACAATCTAGGTCTGATTTATGAAATCAATCTGGATGAAACGGGGCTCTGCAAGATTGTCATGACCTTCACCGATACTGCCTGTGATTGCGCCGAAAGCCTGCCTATTGAAATTGTGGCAGGTCTGAAACAAATCGAGGGTATCAAAGATATCAAGGTTGAAGTTACCTGGTCGCCTGCTTGGAAAATCACACGAATCAGTCGCTATGGCCGTATTGCCCTTGGAC
- the rgg gene encoding quorum-sensing system transcriptional regulator Rgg (Rgg, as the term is used in Streptococcus pneumoniae, is the lone quorum-sensing system transcriptional regulator related to proteins Rgg1, Rgg2, Rgg3, and Rgg4 of Streptococcus pyogenes.), whose amino-acid sequence MEQIGKVFRQLRESRNISLRQATGGQFSPSMLSRFETGQSELSVEKFLFALENISASVEEILFLARGFQYDTDSELRKEITDVLEPKNIAPLEDLYRREYQKHAHSHNKQKHILNAIIIKSYMKSIDERVDLTAEEGKVLHDYLFSTEIWGIYELNLFSVSSPFLSVSLFTRYVREMVRKSDFLMEMSGNRNLFHTILLNGFLASIECEEFTNAYYFKRVIEEHFYKENETYFRIVYLWAEGLLDSKQGRVKEGQKKMEDAVRIFEMLGCNKSAEYYRNTTEC is encoded by the coding sequence ATGGAGCAGATTGGAAAAGTCTTTAGACAATTACGAGAGTCAAGAAATATCTCACTGAGACAAGCAACCGGAGGACAATTTTCGCCGTCTATGTTGTCCCGTTTTGAAACAGGTCAGAGTGAGCTTTCGGTGGAAAAGTTTCTATTTGCTCTGGAAAATATATCTGCCAGTGTGGAGGAGATCCTCTTTCTGGCGAGAGGTTTCCAGTATGATACAGATTCTGAGTTGAGAAAAGAAATTACAGATGTCTTGGAACCAAAGAATATAGCACCTCTTGAGGACTTATATCGCAGGGAGTATCAAAAGCATGCCCATTCTCACAACAAACAGAAACATATTCTAAATGCCATTATTATCAAGTCTTATATGAAGAGCATAGATGAAAGGGTAGACTTAACAGCAGAGGAAGGAAAAGTCCTTCATGATTATTTGTTTTCTACCGAGATCTGGGGAATCTATGAACTCAATTTATTTTCAGTCAGTTCTCCATTTTTATCTGTTTCTCTTTTTACTAGATATGTACGAGAAATGGTACGTAAATCTGATTTTCTAATGGAAATGTCTGGCAATCGAAACCTTTTTCATACTATACTATTGAACGGCTTTTTAGCTAGTATTGAGTGTGAAGAATTTACCAATGCCTATTATTTTAAACGTGTTATCGAAGAGCATTTCTACAAGGAAAATGAGACCTATTTCCGAATTGTTTATCTGTGGGCAGAAGGTCTCCTTGATAGCAAGCAAGGTAGAGTCAAGGAAGGCCAGAAAAAGATGGAGGATGCTGTCCGTATTTTTGAGATGCTTGGCTGTAATAAATCTGCCGAATACTATAGAAATACGACCGAATGTTGA
- the hisS gene encoding histidine--tRNA ligase, whose translation MKLQKPKGTQDILPAESAKWQYVEGFAREIFKRYNYAEVRTPIFEHYEVISRSVGDTTDIVTKEMYDFYDKGDRHITLRPEGTAPVVRAYVENKLFAPEVQKPSKFYYMGPMFRYERPQAGRLRQFHQIGVECFGSSNPATDVETIVMAAHFLKEIGIQGVKLHLNTLGNPESRAAYRQALIDYLTPLKETLSKDSQRRLEENPLRVLDSKEKEDKVAVENAPSILDFLDEESQTHFDAVSQMLENLGVDYIIDTNMVRGLDYYNHTIFEFITEIEGNDLTVCAGGRYDGLVAYFGGPETAGFGFGLGVERLLLILEKQGVALPIENALDVYIAVLGDGANVKALELVQALRQQGFKAERDYLNRKLKAQFKSADVFAAKTLITLGESEVESRQVTVKNNQTREEVQVSLETISQNFSEIFEKLGFYTQ comes from the coding sequence ATGAAATTACAAAAACCAAAAGGAACGCAGGATATTTTACCTGCTGAGTCTGCTAAGTGGCAGTACGTTGAGGGCTTTGCCCGTGAAATTTTCAAGCGCTACAACTACGCAGAAGTGCGTACGCCTATTTTCGAGCATTACGAGGTTATCAGCCGCTCTGTCGGAGATACAACAGATATTGTAACCAAGGAAATGTACGATTTCTATGACAAGGGTGACCGCCATATTACCCTCCGTCCAGAAGGAACTGCGCCCGTTGTCCGTGCCTATGTGGAAAATAAACTCTTCGCCCCAGAAGTGCAAAAGCCAAGCAAGTTCTACTACATGGGACCTATGTTCCGTTATGAGCGTCCACAGGCAGGGCGCTTGCGCCAATTCCACCAGATTGGTGTTGAGTGTTTTGGTTCTAGCAATCCAGCTACCGATGTGGAAACAATCGTTATGGCAGCCCATTTTTTGAAGGAAATCGGTATTCAAGGTGTCAAATTGCACCTCAACACTCTTGGAAATCCTGAGAGCCGTGCAGCCTACCGCCAAGCCTTGATTGACTATTTGACACCGCTCAAGGAGACCTTGTCTAAGGATAGCCAACGTCGCTTGGAGGAAAATCCTCTTCGTGTCTTGGACTCTAAGGAAAAAGAAGACAAGGTGGCAGTAGAGAATGCGCCGTCTATCTTGGACTTTCTTGATGAAGAAAGCCAAACTCATTTTGATGCTGTGAGTCAGATGTTGGAAAATCTTGGAGTAGATTACATCATCGATACCAATATGGTGCGTGGTCTGGACTACTACAACCACACCATTTTCGAGTTTATCACAGAGATTGAGGGCAATGACTTGACAGTCTGTGCGGGTGGTCGCTACGATGGTTTGGTTGCTTACTTTGGAGGCCCTGAAACTGCTGGATTTGGTTTTGGGCTTGGTGTAGAGCGCCTGCTTCTCATCCTTGAAAAACAAGGCGTGGCCCTCCCTATCGAAAATGCCCTAGATGTCTATATCGCAGTCTTGGGTGATGGAGCAAATGTCAAAGCCCTAGAACTAGTCCAAGCTCTTCGCCAACAAGGTTTCAAAGCAGAGCGTGATTACCTCAACCGTAAGCTCAAAGCTCAGTTCAAGTCAGCCGATGTCTTTGCGGCTAAGACCCTCATCACCCTAGGAGAGAGCGAAGTCGAAAGCAGACAAGTGACAGTCAAGAACAACCAAACCCGAGAAGAAGTGCAAGTGTCACTTGAGACAATCAGCCAAAACTTCTCAGAAATCTTTGAAAAACTAGGATTTTATACTCAATGA